From the Lepidochelys kempii isolate rLepKem1 chromosome 2, rLepKem1.hap2, whole genome shotgun sequence genome, one window contains:
- the LOC140906855 gene encoding uncharacterized protein isoform X3: protein MESQNRKRAPAWTEQEGMKDRGHNRDPKQCRVKLKELRQAYQKTREANGRSGSEPQTCRFYDELRAILGGSANTTPAVLFDSFNGDGGNTEAGFGDEDDDDDVVVDSSQQGSGETGFPDSQELFLTLDLEPVPPEPTQGYLLDPAGREGTSAACVSMITGSSPSQRLVKLRKKKKRTRDEMFSKLMLSSHTDRAQTNAWRQIMSECRKAQNDREERWPAEEGAEALMWRQRDERRQDSMLRLLEDQTSMLQCMVELQQRQLEHLCNQPPSSPSSIASTPRCPRTQWGGLRPTSHSTKEDCPKKKKAVIQ from the exons atggagtcccagaatcgcaaaagagctccagcatggacagaacaggag ggcatgaaggacagaggccataacagggacccgaagcagtgccgcgtgaaactgaaggagctgaggcaagcctaccagaaaaccagagaggcgaacggccgctccgggtcagagccccaaacatgccgcttctatgatgagctgcgtgccattttagggggttcagccaacactaccccagccgtgttgtttgactccttcaatggagatggaggcaacacagaagcaggttttggggatgaagatgatgatgatgatgttgttgtagatagctcacagcaaggaagcggagaaaccggttttcccgacagccaggaactgtttctcaccctggacctggagccagtaccccccgaacccacccaaggctacctcctggacccagcaggcagagaagggacctctg ctgcatgtgtttcaatgatcacaggatcttctccttcccagaggctagtgaagcttagaaagaaaaaaaaacgcactcgcgatgaaatgttctccaagctcatgctgtcctcccacactgacagagcacagacgaatgcgtggaggcaaataatgtcagagtgcaggaaagcacaaaatgaccgggaggagaggtggccgGCTGAAGAGGGGGCTGAAGCCttaatgtggcggcagcgtgatgagaggaggcaggattcaatgctgaggctgctggaggaccaaaccagtatgctccagtgtatggttgagctgcagcaaaggcagctggagcacctctgtaaccaaccgccgtcctccccaagttccatagcctccacacccagatgcccaagaacgcagtgggggggcctccggccaaccagccactccaccaaagaggattgcccaaaaaaaaagaaggctgtcattcaataa
- the LOC140906855 gene encoding uncharacterized protein isoform X1 — protein sequence MESQNRKRAPAWTEQEVRDLIAVWGEESVLSELRSSFRNAKTFVKISQGMKDRGHNRDPKQCRVKLKELRQAYQKTREANGRSGSEPQTCRFYDELRAILGGSANTTPAVLFDSFNGDGGNTEAGFGDEDDDDDVVVDSSQQGSGETGFPDSQELFLTLDLEPVPPEPTQGYLLDPAGREGTSAACVSMITGSSPSQRLVKLRKKKKRTRDEMFSKLMLSSHTDRAQTNAWRQIMSECRKAQNDREERWPAEEGAEALMWRQRDERRQDSMLRLLEDQTSMLQCMVELQQRQLEHLCNQPPSSPSSIASTPRCPRTQWGGLRPTSHSTKEDCPKKKKAVIQ from the exons atggagtcccagaatcgcaaaagagctccagcatggacagaacaggaggtacgggatctgatcgctgtttggggagaggaatccgtgctatcagaactccgttccagttttcgaaatgccaaaacctttgtcaaaatctcccagggcatgaaggacagaggccataacagggacccgaagcagtgccgcgtgaaactgaaggagctgaggcaagcctaccagaaaaccagagaggcgaacggccgctccgggtcagagccccaaacatgccgcttctatgatgagctgcgtgccattttagggggttcagccaacactaccccagccgtgttgtttgactccttcaatggagatggaggcaacacagaagcaggttttggggatgaagatgatgatgatgatgttgttgtagatagctcacagcaaggaagcggagaaaccggttttcccgacagccaggaactgtttctcaccctggacctggagccagtaccccccgaacccacccaaggctacctcctggacccagcaggcagagaagggacctctg ctgcatgtgtttcaatgatcacaggatcttctccttcccagaggctagtgaagcttagaaagaaaaaaaaacgcactcgcgatgaaatgttctccaagctcatgctgtcctcccacactgacagagcacagacgaatgcgtggaggcaaataatgtcagagtgcaggaaagcacaaaatgaccgggaggagaggtggccgGCTGAAGAGGGGGCTGAAGCCttaatgtggcggcagcgtgatgagaggaggcaggattcaatgctgaggctgctggaggaccaaaccagtatgctccagtgtatggttgagctgcagcaaaggcagctggagcacctctgtaaccaaccgccgtcctccccaagttccatagcctccacacccagatgcccaagaacgcagtgggggggcctccggccaaccagccactccaccaaagaggattgcccaaaaaaaaagaaggctgtcattcaataa
- the LOC140906855 gene encoding uncharacterized protein isoform X2, which yields MESQNRKRAPAWTEQEVRDLIAVWGEESVLSELRSSFRNAKTFVKISQGMKDRGHNRDPKQCRVKLKELRQAYQKTREANGRSGSEPQTCRFYDELRAILGGSANTTPAVLFDSFNGDGGNTEAGFGDEDDDDDVVVDSSQQGSGETGFPDSQELFLTLDLEPVPPEPTQGYLLDPAGREGTSGSSPSQRLVKLRKKKKRTRDEMFSKLMLSSHTDRAQTNAWRQIMSECRKAQNDREERWPAEEGAEALMWRQRDERRQDSMLRLLEDQTSMLQCMVELQQRQLEHLCNQPPSSPSSIASTPRCPRTQWGGLRPTSHSTKEDCPKKKKAVIQ from the exons atggagtcccagaatcgcaaaagagctccagcatggacagaacaggaggtacgggatctgatcgctgtttggggagaggaatccgtgctatcagaactccgttccagttttcgaaatgccaaaacctttgtcaaaatctcccagggcatgaaggacagaggccataacagggacccgaagcagtgccgcgtgaaactgaaggagctgaggcaagcctaccagaaaaccagagaggcgaacggccgctccgggtcagagccccaaacatgccgcttctatgatgagctgcgtgccattttagggggttcagccaacactaccccagccgtgttgtttgactccttcaatggagatggaggcaacacagaagcaggttttggggatgaagatgatgatgatgatgttgttgtagatagctcacagcaaggaagcggagaaaccggttttcccgacagccaggaactgtttctcaccctggacctggagccagtaccccccgaacccacccaaggctacctcctggacccagcaggcagagaagggacctctg gatcttctccttcccagaggctagtgaagcttagaaagaaaaaaaaacgcactcgcgatgaaatgttctccaagctcatgctgtcctcccacactgacagagcacagacgaatgcgtggaggcaaataatgtcagagtgcaggaaagcacaaaatgaccgggaggagaggtggccgGCTGAAGAGGGGGCTGAAGCCttaatgtggcggcagcgtgatgagaggaggcaggattcaatgctgaggctgctggaggaccaaaccagtatgctccagtgtatggttgagctgcagcaaaggcagctggagcacctctgtaaccaaccgccgtcctccccaagttccatagcctccacacccagatgcccaagaacgcagtgggggggcctccggccaaccagccactccaccaaagaggattgcccaaaaaaaaagaaggctgtcattcaataa